One window of the Triticum dicoccoides isolate Atlit2015 ecotype Zavitan chromosome 3B, WEW_v2.0, whole genome shotgun sequence genome contains the following:
- the LOC119282057 gene encoding noroxomaritidine/norcraugsodine reductase-like has translation MAAAAASREERWRLAGKTALVTGGTKGIGRAIVEELAGFGVRVHTCARSDADVQERLRGWAADADAGRLSGLVTASACDVSVRGDREALMATARAELGGKLDILVNNAGQTFFMPATESTAEDYARLMATNLESCFHLAQLAHPLLVAAGGGSVVNISSVAAAIAYPVLSVYSATKAAMNQLSRNLAVEWASDGIRVNCVAPGGIRSDILQSSGIEVDMEVLRTMGQKENERVVLGRMGEPEEVASLVTFLCMPAASYVTGQVIYVDGGRTIAA, from the exons atggcagcagcagcagcaagcagagaggagcggtggaggctcgcCGGCAAGACGGCCCTCGTCACCGGCGGAACCAAAGGAATCGG GCGCGCGATCGTGGAGGAGCTCGCGGGGTTCGGCGTCCGGGTGCACACATGCGCCCGGAGCGACGCCGACGTGCAGGAGCGGCTGCGCGGGTGGGCCGCCGACGCCGACGCGGGGCGCCTGAGCGGGCTCGTCACGGCCTCCGCCTGCGACGTGTCCGTGCGCGGCGACCGGGAGGCGCTCATGGCCACGGCCCGCGCCGAGCTGGGGGGCAAGCTGGACATCCTCGTGAACAACGCCGGGCAGACCTTCTTCATGCCGGCCACGGAGAGCACGGCGGAGGACTACGCCCGCCTCATGGCCACCAACCTCGAGTCGTGCTTCCACCTCGCGCAGCTCGCGCACCCGCTCCTCGTCGCCGCGGGGGGCGGCAGCGTGGTGAACATCTCCTCCGTGGCCGCGGCCATCGCGTACCCGGtgctgtcggtgtactcggcgaccaAGGCGGCCATGAACCAGCTCAGCCGCAACCTCGCCGTCGAGTGGGCGAGCGACGGCATCCGCGTGAACTGCGTCGCGCCGGGGGGCATCCGGAGCGACATCCTCCAGAGCAGCGGCATCGAGGTTGACATGGAGGTGTTGCGGACGATGGGGCAGAAGGAGAACGAGCGCGTCGTGCTGGGCCGCATGGGCGAGCCGGAGGAGGTCGCGTCGCTCGTCACGTTCCTGTGCATGCCGGCCGCGTCCTACGTCACCGGGCAGGTCATCTACGTCGACGGCGGTCGCACCATAGCGGCCTAG